The sequence below is a genomic window from Candidatus Taylorbacteria bacterium.
CTGCACACCCTGCGTGGCATCAACGAGCAAAAGACAGCCCTCGACTGCTTTTAACGCTCTTGAAACTTCGTAATAGAAATCTATGTGGCCGGGAGTATCGATGAGATTGAGAACGTATTCTTGTCCTTCGCTACGCTCGGGACCATTAGGATGCCAGAGCATCCTTACGGGTTGCATTTTAATAGTAATCCCTCGTTCGCGTTCAAGCTCCATGGAGTCAAGCACCTGTTCTTTCATTTTCCGCTTTTCTATGGTGCCCGTGATTTCAAGCATTCTGTCAGCGAGAGTGCTTTTGCCGTGGTCAATGTGGGCGATAATGACGAAATTTCTGATGTGTTTAAGGTCCATGACTTCTATACTAGCAGAAAAATGAAAAACCCGCGCATTTTTCTCTAAATTTGGTCAAAATTTTCCCCACTTTCCCTTGTAAAAAACTTAAAAGAGGCGTACAATAGAGAAAATTATGGATTCAGTAATCGGGATTCCCTTAAACGTTTTTATTTTCATTTCCCTCTATTTCGAGGTCTTTTTGATGATAACTTATCTCGAAAGACGCAAATCTATTTCGCATGAGGAGACGCGAATATCCACATCAGTCCTTCCCACAGTCTCCATAATTGTCCCCTGCTTTAATGAAGAAAAAACTATTTCGGGAACAATCGAGTCCTTGCTAAGGCTGGACTACCCGAAAAAACTGCTCAAGATTCTCGTCGTTGACGATGGAAGCACAGACAAAACATTTGAAGCGCTTCAAAAATACGAAAGCGAGCCAAACATTGAAATTCTCAGAAAAGATAACGGTGGAAAATACACCGCATTAAACTTAGGATTAGAAAAAGTGACATCAGAGCTTGTTGGCTGTCTCGATGCCGACTCGTATGTTCAGTCCGACGCCTTGAAAAAAATAGTCGCTTATTTCGAGGATTCAGGCACGATGGCGGTAACTCCTTCTATTCGAGTCCACAATCCAAAAAATATTCTTGAGCGAATTCAAAACATCGAATACAGCTATGGCAATTTTGTTCGAAAAATGATGAGCCATATGAACGCGATTTATGTGACGCCAGGGCCCTTCTCTATTTTCAGAAAGGAGGTCTTCGAAAAGCTCGGCAATTACAAGACTGCTCACAAAACTGAGGACATCGAGATTGCCCTTCGCATGCAAAGCAACAAGTATAAAATAATGAACTGCCACAAAGCGTTTGTGGACACTATTACGCCAAAGACATTGAAAACCCTATATAGGCAGAGACTTCGCTGGACTCACGGCTTCATAAAAAACGCGATGGACTATCGCTCTCTTTTTTTCAATAAAGAACACGGCAATTTGGGGCTTCTGGCGCTCCCCCTCGCACCTGTCTATATTTTGTCTGCCCTCTATCTTATGTTTGCTTTACTCTACAGCATGGGAGAGAGACTCGTGGACTATATAATAAAACTCTCAGTCATCGGTTTCGAACCAAAATGGCCTATTCTTTCTTTCAACTGGTATTTTGTAAACACTGACACGATGACTTTTCTTTTTATCGTATCAATTGTCCTTTTATCCGCCATCATCATTCTCGGTCATAGATTCACGGAGAAAAAGATTAACGTTTTGGATTTTTTTTATACATTTACTCTATACGGACTTATCTCCCCAAGCTGGTTGTTGGTTTCTATTGGCAAGGTCATTTTCGGAAAAAATGTTGAATGGAAATAAATTACTCTCGATGACTCTTTTAGAGCGACTCGCTTTGACGACTAAGAGAACTTACATTGTGTGTAGTAATCTATTGTTAAAAGTAAAGTTGGCTCAAAATGGTCTTTATTGTAGAATAGTGTGGACCAATTAATTTATTCGCATTAAAAATAGAAATATGAATGTAGAGACATCTAGAGAAGGCGCCGAAATGACCACCAAAGAGAGACTGGAGCAAATCGAGCAAGACGTCGCGACACTTAAAGCGAGGGCCGATCAAATGCGAAAAGAAATGGAAACATCAGTCATGGAAAAAGTGACTGACCAGGAAACTCTTCGAGCAAGATCAATCGAACTCGATGTACTTCAAAAGTCGGCACAAGCCACTCTCAAATCGCTCTCGCCTTTGAGAGAACTAGAGGGTTTGAAAGATAACCCTGAATTTATACAGTACGTCACTGAAACTGTGTCGCTCGCTAAAGATTTGATCGTGAAACAGGAAAAAGTTAACCGAGAAATTGCAGGAATTGTGGCATATCCCGGTGTTATGGAAACAATCCATGAAGAGGCAAACGTGGCAAACCAATCTATCGATAAAAAACGGAAAACAGAAGCCCTGTTAGTGGAATTTCAAAAAGATGCGGAAGTTTTTACAGATGCAGTTAGTGCATACACGGAGCGCTATAATGGTAATTTTAAAAAACGAGCTGAAATAGATACAGCTGTTGGTGAAGAGGTTAAGAAGTGTGAAAAAGTAATTGATGACGCTTTGCAAATGTTTGACTCAAAAAAGGGTGAGGTTGGGGTGACATTGAGGGCCATGCGCGCCTCTATTTTGAATCGGTCGGATGGAGTAACAATAGAAAACTTGATGGAAAACCTTGCAAAAGTCAAGAAATCATTGGGATTATTTAAGGGTAAATACAAAAAGGCAATAGATTATGTTCTTTCGAAGAAAAAGAGCGTCTTCGAGCCTTTCCAAATTGCTTTAAAAGCTGAAAAAGATTGGCCCAAGGAAATAACTGAAATTGAAGCACAAAGAAAACAGCTGGAGGAAATGTATCACTCATTGGGCAAAAAATTTGATTCTCTCGATGAGGGAGTACGATACCGCACGGTAAACGATTTAGCTGGAAAAAAATCAATGACTATTCCTTATCAGCAGTTTCAAACTGTTGTGGAATCTTTTCATAATATTCACGAAGTGGCATATAAATAATAAAGTGTCCCTCCTTTTTATCAACATTCTCTCCTTCCTCTACAGGAAATGGGGTAAGAGTGGTAATTTTTCGTATTTTCGCCCGTACCGGACGTACCGAAGGCAGTAGTTCGGTACGGGCAGGCAGGCCCGAACGTGACTTTCGGTTCGGGCGGGTGTATATTCGTACTTTGTTTCAATTTTAAATTCCCGGAGCAGAAAATGACATCGGAGGAGGAATGTAGTATAAATAGCAGATAGAGGAGTATTGAAATTTAATAACTGATAATTTAAGAGTGGCATAATGCTCCAAAAGAGTGATGTCATTTTTCGCAACAGGATGAGAAACATTGACTGGAAAAAGTATCTGATCGTTTTTCTGATAACAGCGATTATTTTCTATACCGCCATTATATTGAGCTCTTATTTCAACAATAAGAGAGTGGTGAACGTGCGGACTATCGAGGACAAAATCTCAATCGACATTCTCTCTTCCGAAACGCAATTCTCTCTTCTGGCTGAATCTTCCTGTAAAGAAGTGAATACTTCTTTCCTGTTTCAGGAGTTGAACTCGCTGGCGGAAAAAATCGAGTACAATGAGAGAAATTTGAGCGGAAGCGACGAAATTGTAAGCCTTAAAAAGTATTACTCAATCCTCGAGATCAAGGATTATCTCCTCATGAAAAAAGTGAGCGAGCGATGTGGGCTCACACCCGTCTTTATCCTGTATTTTTACGGAAGCGAAGAGAAATGCCCCGATTGCGTGAAAGAAGGATATGTCCTAAGCGAGCTCCGCGAAAAACATCCGGAGCTACGACTGTACTCGTTCGACTATAATCTCGATTTTTCCGCCCTCCGCGCCCTCATTTCCATTTACAAAGTGCCCGATAGCCTCCCTGCTCTTGTCATCGGAGAAAAAGTCTACACGGGCTTCAAGAGCCTCGAGGACATAGGCAAAATCGAACCCGCGCTCAAAGAAAAAATCGCAACCTCGACTTCGGCCACTTCCACACCGAAAATTATTCCTAAAAAAAGATAGCCGGCCTGCGAGAATGAAATCAAACAAAACTCTAAAGGAAGTCGTCACTTTTATCTCCGTCGGCGCAACAAACACCGGAATAGATTTTCTCATCCTAAATATTCTGCTGATTACTTCTCAAATGACCGGCGCCCTTAGCTATACCCTATTTAAATCAATCTCCTTTACAGTAGCGGCTGTCAACAGCTTTTTTCTGAACAAACATTTCACATTTTCTTACAAAGAAATTTCATCAAATATTTTTTTCAAATTCTTTCTTATTTC
It includes:
- a CDS encoding glycosyltransferase; its protein translation is MDSVIGIPLNVFIFISLYFEVFLMITYLERRKSISHEETRISTSVLPTVSIIVPCFNEEKTISGTIESLLRLDYPKKLLKILVVDDGSTDKTFEALQKYESEPNIEILRKDNGGKYTALNLGLEKVTSELVGCLDADSYVQSDALKKIVAYFEDSGTMAVTPSIRVHNPKNILERIQNIEYSYGNFVRKMMSHMNAIYVTPGPFSIFRKEVFEKLGNYKTAHKTEDIEIALRMQSNKYKIMNCHKAFVDTITPKTLKTLYRQRLRWTHGFIKNAMDYRSLFFNKEHGNLGLLALPLAPVYILSALYLMFALLYSMGERLVDYIIKLSVIGFEPKWPILSFNWYFVNTDTMTFLFIVSIVLLSAIIILGHRFTEKKINVLDFFYTFTLYGLISPSWLLVSIGKVIFGKNVEWK
- a CDS encoding GtrA family protein yields the protein MKSNKTLKEVVTFISVGATNTGIDFLILNILLITSQMTGALSYTLFKSISFTVAAVNSFFLNKHFTFSYKEISSNIFFKFFLISIISFFINVGTASSLYVLLSQAHFGHHVILGNISALAGTVVALSINFLGYKFLVFKKNDVPAN